A window of Triticum dicoccoides isolate Atlit2015 ecotype Zavitan unplaced genomic scaffold, WEW_v2.0 scaffold51334, whole genome shotgun sequence contains these coding sequences:
- the LOC119346809 gene encoding uncharacterized protein DDB_G0283697-like, whose product SERNWSAFALVHTKQRNRLLYGKLHKLVSVRYNLKIHAEEEQDPVRENDKQKEVDACAMMMDTTMFDATNPMMEWLNEDEEHAILDGVNAASAMFEKIRLLNSSRKVSRLARKDNGRKRKRVEEDEDDYHDSEDDDEENEEVDLEIDDDDDNHDDGA is encoded by the exons TGTCTGAGAGGAATTGGAGTGCTTTTGCTTTGGTCCACACGAAGCAAAGAAACCGTCTTCTATATGGCAAGCTGCACAAGCTTGTATCTGTGCGCTACAACTTGAAG ATacatgctgaagaagaacaagacccggTGAGAGAGAATGATAAGCAGAAGGAAGTTGATGCATGTGCAATGATGATGGATACAACCATGTTTGATGCAACAAATCCTATGATGGAATGGTTGAATGAGGATGAGGAGCATGCAATCTTGGATGGAGTTAATGCTGCTAGCGCCATGTTTGAGAAAATACGTTTGCTTAACTCAAGTAGGAAAGTGTCTCGTCTTGCAAGGAAGGACAATGGAAGGAAAAGAAAGAGGGTAGAGGAAGACGAGGATGACTACCATGAtagtgaggatgatgatgaagaaaatgaggaggtGGACCTCgaaattgatgatgatgatgataaccaTGATGATGGTGCAA